The Columba livia isolate bColLiv1 breed racing homer chromosome W, bColLiv1.pat.W.v2, whole genome shotgun sequence genome window below encodes:
- the LOC135577079 gene encoding LOW QUALITY PROTEIN: uncharacterized protein LOC135577079 (The sequence of the model RefSeq protein was modified relative to this genomic sequence to represent the inferred CDS: substituted 1 base at 1 genomic stop codon) codes for MNGYKVSKNKAQIASTTVIYLGCELSQGQRRLGINRVHAICAISEPRNLHELRSFLGMAGWCRLWIMDYGLIAKPLYEAQKNKTLVWERPQQEAFQKLKQALMQAPALGLPDLSKDFQLFVHEXQRLALGVLTQRLGSWKRPVSYFSKQLDPVSAGWPACLRAVAATVILIQEVRKLTMGKRIEVFVSHMVTTVLEQKGGHWLSPSRMMKYQAILTEQDDVTLKTTNLMNPAVFLSTETEEENLEHDCVEVIEYTHASRPDLKDTPLEKTDWELFTDGSSFVESGVRYAGYAITTAKTVIEAKSLPPNTSAQKAELIALTRALELSEDKRVNIWTDSKYAFGVVHVHGALWKERGLLSSQGTNIKYQKEILNLINAVQKPSLVAIMHCKAHQSGTSTIIEGNRLADQTARSVARRVWMMVGLVSQKVRAIDLLPTPSEAPEYSTEDEKLARLVKAVKGNSGWYVTTNGQIVVPITIMRGILQAEHQKCHWGAEALVTYLRKQIISVQMLTMAKSITAKCEICLRNNPLVKRKVDMGKIRTGVQPGDCWQIDYVELPKTRGFRYLLVGVCTFSGWPEAFPCRTNQAQETVKWLLKEIIPRFGVPLGISSDRGPHFVAQVVKEVSRCLGIKWELHTLWRPQSSGQAEKMNQTLKRQLSKICQEVKFNGPRPYQ; via the coding sequence atgaatggatataaagtgtcaaaaaataaagctcagattgcatccacaactgtgatctatctaggATGCGAGCTTTCTCAAGGACAGCGAAGACTAGGTATAAACCGTGTACATGCTATCTGTGCGATCTCAGAACCGCGTAACTTACatgaattaagatcttttctAGGAATGGCAGGATGGTGCAGGCTCTGGATCATGGACTATGGACTTATTGCCAAACCTTTATACGAGGCACAGAAGAATAAGACCTTGGTGTGGGAAAGACCACAACAAGAAGCTTTTCAAAAATTGAAACAGGCCTTAATGCAAGCGCCTGCTTTGGGCCTACCTGATCTGAGTAAAGACTTTCAGTTATTTGTACATGAATGACAGAGACTTGCTCTAGGGGTATTAACCCAACGGCTGGGATCTTGGAAAAGGCCCGTCAgttatttctctaaacaacttgACCCGGTAAGTGCTGGATGGCCGGCGTGCTTGCGGGCGGTGGCTGCTACCGTGATATTAATTCAGGAAGTCCGGAAACTGACTATGGGGAAAAGGATCGAAGTGTTTGTATCCCATATGGTGACTACTGTATTGGAACAAAAGgggggccattggctttccccaagtaggatgatgaaatatcaggcaattttaacagagcaggatgatgttaccctaaaaacaactaacctaatgaatccagctgtgtttttaagcacagagactgaagaagaaaatctggaacatgattgtgtggaGGTCATTGAATATACCCACGCAAGTCGACCTGACCTGAAAGATACCCCATTGGAGAAGACGGATTGGGAGCTTTTTACTGACGgcagtagttttgtggaaagcGGAGTGCGGTATGCAGGATATGCGATTACTACTgccaaaacagtaattgaagctaaatccctaccaccaaacacatcagcacagaaagctgagttgaTAGCCCTAACTAGGGCATTAGAGCTCAGTGAGGACAAAAGGGTCAATATTTGGACCGACTCAAAATATGCATTCGGGGTTGTTCATGTACatggagctctttggaaagagcgTGGACTACTCTcctcccaaggaacaaacatcaagtaccaaaaagaaatattgaacttgattaatgccgttcaaaagccatcactagttgccatcatgcactgtaaagctcatcagagTGGGACATCGACAATTATTGAAGGAAACCGACTTGCTGATCAAACAGCCCGATCAGTGGCACGACGAGTCTGGATGATGGTGGGTCTTGTCTCCCAAaaggtaagagcaattgatttattacctacaccttcagaggcacctgaatattctacagaagatgagaaacTGGCAAGACTAGTAAAAGCCGTCAAGGGTAATTCTGGATGGTATGTAACCACCAACGGACAAATTGTGGTCCCAATCACAATTATGAGAGGGATACTTCAAGCGGAGCACCAGAAGTGTcattggggtgcagaagcattggtaacttatctaagaaaacaaattatctcggtccagatgttaacaatggcaaaatctatcacagctaagtgtgaaatttgcttgagaaataatccTTTAGTTAAAAGGAAAGTAGATATGGGAAAAATTAGGACAGGTGTACAACCAGGGGATTGTTGGCAAATAGATTATGTGGAACTCCCCAAAACTCGAGGATTCAGATATCTGCTAGTTGGGGTATGCACCTTTTCAGGATGGccagaagccttcccttgtcgcaccaaccaggcacaagaaactgtaaaatggttactgaaggaaataattcctagaTTTGGAGTACCATTGGGAATATCATCTGATAGGGGACCGCATTTTGTTGCTCAAGTGGTAAAGGAAGTCAGTAGATGtttgggaattaaatgggaattacaCACCCTGTGGAGACCCCAGTCTAGTGGCCAGGCggagaaaatgaatcagacGTTAAAACGACAACTTAGCAAAATTTGCCAAGAAGTAAAATTTAATGGCCCCAGGCCTTACCAATAG